From the Sphingobacteruim zhuxiongii genome, the window TATACCAATATTTTCCAGCCGGACTGCTGTATTCATACCAAAACTTATCGGAGAAATTAATCCAATTCGGTGATACTTCAGTCGAGAAAATCATTGTCCTTAAGCGAGCTGGAGAAAACTTTGCTGCTTGTTGGTAATTTGGTTTTGCTAAGGTATTCTTTTCTTGAGCGAAAAGAATACCTGTGCATAAAAATAATAGGCTTAAATAAACTTTTTTCATTTATATGTTATAGTGTAATAAAGAAATAGCGAAAATATCTTTTTTCTCAGTTAATCACGCATACAAAATGTATCATTTTCGATAGGCAGATTAGGAATAGAACTTTTCATTGAAGTTTACTAAAAAAAGCTCTTGTGTTGCCCGTGTAATAGCTGTATAGAGCCAGCGAAGAAACTCCGTGTTCAGCATATCATCGTTCATATAACCTTGGTCGACAAAGATCAATGGCCATTGTCCACCTTGAGCTTTATGGCAGGTAATCGCATAGGCGAACTTGATTTGCAATGCGTTATAGTAAGGGTCTTTTTTAATAGCTTCCAATCGATCCTTCTTATATCCGATATCTGCATAGTCTGCAGCGATACGTTCGTAAAGTTCTTTTTGCTGATCGTATGGCAAGTTTGGCGAATCTACATATAGGCTGTCTAGCAATACGCGACATCGAATTGCGTCACCTTCGTTGTTATCCATAAACTCCAAGTATAGGTCAGCAAAGCGAAAACCATGCATATCATGTACATTACTAACTTTCTTAATCATCGCCATATCACCATTGGCAATAAATCCAGTATTCTTCTCGTCATTGTCTTGAAGCCAGTAATAATTGTTTCGCACAACCATAATTAAATCACCACCAGTAATCTCTTCCTCGCGAAACAAAATTTGGTTACGAATATGCCGGTTGTAAAGGTTCGCGGATTTGTTTGAGCGACAAATGACCATACAACTCTCCAAACCGAATTTGTCGTACGCATAATGAAGTCCCTCAATTAACTTATCGCCATTCATGCGAAAGATATCACGATAATTCTGTGTGACGAACTGTGGATAGCTATATTCTGGTGCTGCTTCCTCGAGCCTAATTTCATTCCGAATCTTTGTCGCGTTGAATAATATTCCCGAGTTTTTATCCTGTCTTACCACCTCTGTAAGCTCGTACTGCATGACCTGAAGCCCGAAAACGTCGGCAAGGTAGGCTGGGATCAAAGCGGGGCTTTCTTCCAAGCCGACAGGCGGAAGCTGTGCGATATCGCCAACGAACATGATCGAACAGTTCTTGCCTGATTGCACATATTGTAGCAAGTCGCTCAATAAACCATTCGAAAACATCGAAGCACCTTCATTTGAAATCATAGAAGCCTCATCGATTATAAACAGGGTGTTCTCATGTATATTGTCGGCAAGTTCAAAATCCATCTGAATGCTTGCGGCTGATTTCTTTCTATAGATTTTTTTGTGAATGGTTAATGCTTTTCGCCCGGAATACGACGACATCACTTTGGCTGCCCTACCCGTAGGAGCTAACAGGACGGATCTTTTCTGTAATCTCGGTAACACATTGACGAGTGCGCCAATTATCGTTGTCTTACCCGTTCCTGCATATCCCCGTAATACAAAGCAGCTTTCCTGTGCAAAAGTGAGTAAAAACTCCTCCAAAAGGCGGAACACTTCAATCTGCTGTTGTGTGGGCTGATGGGAAAACTGCTGTTGTAGTAGATTTTGAATATGCACATCCCAAAGTTATCTAAAAGGTTGGTCAATCCAATTTTTAAAACTATTTTTGTCTTCCTAGTAAAGGCAAAAAATGAATTATACCGCAGCAGAATTCCATCTACATTTTATTGCAAAATACACGCTAATTGTCAAAGCAAACTATGTGTATGATATCTTATATGTGATTGATCAAGAGGGACAATTAATGGTTTATATGAAGTATGATAGTAATAGACCGTCCGAAGAGGCGCTCAAGCTATTGAGCTTACCTTTTCAACGTGTATATGTTAGTCTACCTCAAAATAACCTTACTTTTATTCCAGCTGATTTATACCAATCCGAAGATGAAGGTTTATACCAGGAGTTTATGGAGAACCCAAATCAAGCGATGGAGCTTACCGATTTAGATTATCTACAAATCAAAGCTGTATATCAATATGACGTATTGTTAGCGCAACGTTGGAAATCGTTGTTCCCGGAAGCTCACTTGATTCCCGAGTTTAAACTTAATTTAATGCAAGTTAGGCCTTATGTGCCCTTGAAGGGAGAAGTTATGGGGGTTGTTTTCAATGATACCAGTACCGAGCTGTTTTTATTCATTAATGGACAATTTCAGTTCTTCAATAGCTTCGAAGTTATCACAGAAGACGATTTAAGTTATTTCATCTTGAATTTATTCCAAACTTTTGGAATAAAAGACAAAGTGAATAAGGCGGTTGTGAGTGCTGTTGATATGGAACCTTCTTTTCAATATAAACTTCAACAACTGGCCGATGAAGTGTTGGTAATCAGAGCTAATACAAAATTGAAAGCAAGTGATGAGGTATCTGATGATATTACATCGAGTTATTTATTAGACTTACCTTTATGCGTATAATTGGCGGGAAAGCAGCAGGTCTGAGGATCAATCCTCCAACAAGTTTGCCTGTACGTCCAACTACAGATATTGCAAAAGAAGCTTTGTTCAAT encodes:
- a CDS encoding DUF3822 family protein produces the protein MNYTAAEFHLHFIAKYTLIVKANYVYDILYVIDQEGQLMVYMKYDSNRPSEEALKLLSLPFQRVYVSLPQNNLTFIPADLYQSEDEGLYQEFMENPNQAMELTDLDYLQIKAVYQYDVLLAQRWKSLFPEAHLIPEFKLNLMQVRPYVPLKGEVMGVVFNDTSTELFLFINGQFQFFNSFEVITEDDLSYFILNLFQTFGIKDKVNKAVVSAVDMEPSFQYKLQQLADEVLVIRANTKLKASDEVSDDITSSYLLDLPLCV
- a CDS encoding ATP-dependent DNA helicase yields the protein MHIQNLLQQQFSHQPTQQQIEVFRLLEEFLLTFAQESCFVLRGYAGTGKTTIIGALVNVLPRLQKRSVLLAPTGRAAKVMSSYSGRKALTIHKKIYRKKSAASIQMDFELADNIHENTLFIIDEASMISNEGASMFSNGLLSDLLQYVQSGKNCSIMFVGDIAQLPPVGLEESPALIPAYLADVFGLQVMQYELTEVVRQDKNSGILFNATKIRNEIRLEEAAPEYSYPQFVTQNYRDIFRMNGDKLIEGLHYAYDKFGLESCMVICRSNKSANLYNRHIRNQILFREEEITGGDLIMVVRNNYYWLQDNDEKNTGFIANGDMAMIKKVSNVHDMHGFRFADLYLEFMDNNEGDAIRCRVLLDSLYVDSPNLPYDQQKELYERIAADYADIGYKKDRLEAIKKDPYYNALQIKFAYAITCHKAQGGQWPLIFVDQGYMNDDMLNTEFLRWLYTAITRATQELFLVNFNEKFYS